One segment of Palaemon carinicauda isolate YSFRI2023 chromosome 35, ASM3689809v2, whole genome shotgun sequence DNA contains the following:
- the LOC137627827 gene encoding uncharacterized protein, which yields MSATVLKTVKCGKNITAAVIRQKHTLSNGESRLGAEAVGTQQQQRHQQMHQVVAQSAVAPLPPPSIYMPPNVQELEASEKAQFSPLRNRDTSSARLAAFGGFFSSGMMSEGLRESSYNYDTVPKDCHVGVYDWSNTVSLDSSIQTNVPKPFGLSSQAPSHFNAPDYHGEQDDKYVAGELQDHHQSTQWSSKKTSGTALCPFGSSGVKWGMRGVTVLPSVVGHSVKQYSSLCYSGRLVVAGMPATLNSPNLVRHWPFNSISNGGCVCDRELVKQKRNIHNCMTARVQEKKNGDGVDSETPQVQLTARLKLQRAVKEYGSTVIVFHVAISLTSLGICYLLVSSGVDMTGLIKALGINLGATGDGVAESGIDSTVVEETGATQTEGEQDVNTRRAAGAATFVVAYAVHKVFAPARIGITLTATPFIVRYLRRIGFLKPPKPKTV from the exons ATGTCGGCCACAGTACTGAAGACAGTTAAGTGCGGAAAGAATATCACAGCCGCCGTTATCAGACAAAAACACACCTTGAGTAATG GTGAGAGTCGGCTGGGAGCTGAGGCAGTTGGAACACAGCAACAGCAGCGCCACCAGCAAATGCATCAGGTGGTAGCACAGTCTGCTGTAGCGCCTCTACCTCCCCCTTCTATCTATATGCCACCAAATGTCCAAGAACTTGAAGCTTCAGAAAAA gCCCAGTTTTCTCCTCTGCGCAACAGGGACACATCTAGTGCTCGTCTTGCTGCATTTGGAGGTTTCTTCAGTTCTGGAATGATGAGTGAAGGTCTAAGAGAAAGCAGTTACAACTATGACACCGTTCCTAAAGACTGTCATGTTGGAGTTTATGACTGGAGCAACACAGTTTCACTTGATTCA TCCATTCAGACCAACGTACCAAAGCCCTTTGGATTGAGCAGTCAGGCACCATCACATTTTAATGCTCCTGACTATCACGGAGAACAAGATGACAAATATGTTGCAGGTGAACTCCAGGATCACCACCAGTCGACTCAATGGTCGTCAAAGAAGACTTCAGGTACTGCCTTGTGTCCTTTTGGCAGTTCAGGCGTTAAGTGGGGCATGCGGGGTGTTACAGTTTTGCCAAGTGTGGTGGGACATTCTGTTAAACAATACAGTTCATTGTGTTACAGTGGTAGACTAGTAGTAGCGGGGATGCCTGCAACACTAAACTCTCCTAACCTTGTCCGTCATTGGCCTTTTAACTCCATTTCAAATGGTGGATGTGTGTGTGATAGAGAACTTGTGAAACAAAAGAGGAACATACATAATTGCATGACTGCTAGagttcaagagaaaaaaaatggtgatgGTGTGGATTCTGAAACTCCCCAGGTTCAATTAACagcaagactaaaattacagcgtGCTGTCAAAGAATATGGATCAACTGTCATAGTGTTCCATGTAGCGATATCTCTAACATCATTAGGGATTTGTTACCTTTTGGTTTCTAG cGGAGTAGACATGACTGGATTGATTAAGGCTTTGGGTATTAACCTGGGAGCTACTGGTGATGGTGTGGCTGAGAGTGGTATTGATAGCACAGTTGTAGAAGAAACAGGAGCCACACAAACGGAAGGGGAGCAAGATGTAAATACCAGAAGGGCTGCAGGAGCTGCCACATTTGTTGTAGCTTACGCTGTTCACAAAGTCTTCGCTCCAGCTCGGATAGGCATCACACTGACAGCAACACCATTTATTGTTAGATACCTCCGGAGAATAGGCTTTTTAAAGCCACCAAAGCCAAAGACAGTGTAG